In Arachis hypogaea cultivar Tifrunner chromosome 17, arahy.Tifrunner.gnm2.J5K5, whole genome shotgun sequence, a single window of DNA contains:
- the LOC112767161 gene encoding tubulin beta chain — protein MREILHVQGGQCGNQIGSKFWEVICDEHGIDPTGKYNGQASSDIQLERINVYYNEASGGRYVPRAVLMDLEPGTMDSIRSGPYGKIFRPDNFVFGQSGAGNNWAKGHYTEGAELIDAVLDVVRKEAENCDCLQGFQVCHSLGGGTGSGMGTLLISKIREEYPDRMMLTFSVFPSPKVSDTVVEPYNATLSIHQLVENADECMVLDNEALYDICFRTLKLSTPSFGDLNHLISATMSGVTCCLRFPGQLNSDLRKLAVNLIPFPRLHFFMVGFAPLTSRGSQQYVSLTVPELTQQMWDAKNMMCAADPRHGRYLTASAMFRGKMSTKEVDEQMINVQNKNSSYFVEWIPNNVKSSVCDIPPKNLKMSSTFIGNSTSIQEMFRRVSEQFTAMFRRKAFLHWYTGEGMDEMEFTEAESNMNDLVAEYQQYQDATAEDEEEELYEDDGEEAYNE, from the exons ATGAGAGAGATCTTGCACGTGCAGGGAGGTCAATGTGGGAACCAAATCGGCTCCAAGTTCTGGGAGGTGATCTGCGACGAGCACGGCATCGATCCTACTGGAAAGTACAACGGCCAAGCCTCCTCCGATATCCAGCTCGAGAGGATCAATGTCTACTACAATGAAGCTTCTGGTGGAAGGTACGTTCCCAGGGCTGTGCTCATGGATCTTGAGCCTGGTACCATGGACAGCATCAGATCTGGTCCATACGGTAAGATCTTTCGACCTGATAACTTCGTCTTTGGCCAGTCCGGTGCCGGAAACAACTGGGCGAAAGGTCACTACACCGAAGGTGCTGAGTTGATTGACGCCGTTCTCGACGTCGTTCGCAAAGAGGCCGAGAACTGCGACTGCTTGCAAG GTTTTCAAGTTTGCCACTCGCTAGGAGGAGGCACTGGTTCTGGCATGGGAACACTTCTGATCTCGAAGATTAGGGAGGAATACCCAGATAGAATGATGCTCACATTCTCTGTTTTTCCATCTCCAAAGGTCTCAGACACTGTTGTGGAGCCATACAATGCAACTTTATCGATACACCAGTTGGTGGAAAATGCAGACGAATGCATGGTTCTTGATAATGAAGCACTTTATGACATTTGCTTCAGGACCTTGAAGCTCAGTACGCCAAGCT TTGGTGATCTGAACCATCTGATTTCTGCAACTATGAGTGGGGTAACGTGCTGCTTAAGGTTCCCTGGTCAACTGAATTCTGACCTCAGGAAGCTGGCAGTCAATCTGATCCCATTCCCACGTCTTCACTTCTTCATGGTGGGGTTTGCGCCTCTCACATCTCGTGGGTCGCAGCAGTATGTCTCCCTCACTGTTCCAGAACTGACTCAGCAGATGTGGGACGCCAAAAATATGATGTGTGCTGCTGATCCTCGACATGGCCGTTACCTGACGGCTTCAGCAATGTTCAGGGGAAAGATGAGCACGAAAGAGGTGGATGAGCAAATGATCAATGTGCAGAACAAGAACTCGTCGTACTTCGTGGAATGGATTCCCAACAATGTGAAGTCCAGTGTGTGTGATATTCCACCCAAGAATCTGAAGATGTCGTCCACCTTTATTGGAAACTCGACATCAATTCAAGAGATGTTCAGGAGGGTCAGTGAGCAGTTCACGGCAATGTTCAGGCGCAAGGCTTTCTTGCACTGGTACACTGGGGAAGGAATGGACGAGATGGAGTTCACCGAAGCAGAGAGTAACATGAATGATCTAGTTGCGGAGTACCAGCAATACCAGGATGCAACAGCcgaggatgaggaggaggagcTCTATGAAGATGATGGTGAAGAGGCCTATAACGAGTAG